In one Candidatus Thermoplasmatota archaeon genomic region, the following are encoded:
- a CDS encoding S8 family serine peptidase, with protein MPPRRSVAALLVAILAASALSGCIGSLVPSTGFGANWPAKMVGVDALHDRGLTGKGVKVAVIDTGIDLSHPEFAGVTVLWADLVNGRSDKPYDDNGHGTHVAGIIAAQGEWTTSFSGFYLKGIAPKVTLIAIKAIAADGTGDESKVAAGIDAAVKHGADVIVLSLGGESGFVFSTDTEEAVDRAVAKGVYVVAAAGNAKKDQTGSSCRVASPASVDGVIAVGAVDKRAVIGSFSCMGSCNNSDLVSRARSLGECSRGYHGDPNQKPEIVAPGVSILSAWKEGKYVEATGTSQSAPVVGGILALALEANKDLVRKDRATVMRVKDALMGTAKKVGPLEGQTQSAHDAFYGYGLIDGVKLVDRLRR; from the coding sequence ATGCCCCCCCGCCGCTCCGTCGCGGCCCTTCTCGTCGCCATCCTCGCCGCCTCCGCCTTGTCGGGCTGCATCGGTAGCCTCGTCCCCTCCACCGGCTTCGGCGCGAACTGGCCCGCCAAGATGGTGGGCGTCGACGCGCTGCACGACCGCGGCCTCACGGGCAAGGGCGTGAAGGTGGCCGTCATCGACACCGGCATCGACCTCAGCCACCCCGAGTTCGCGGGTGTCACGGTCCTCTGGGCCGACCTCGTGAACGGTCGCAGCGACAAACCGTACGACGACAACGGGCACGGCACGCACGTCGCGGGCATCATCGCCGCGCAGGGCGAATGGACCACCTCGTTCTCGGGCTTCTATCTCAAGGGCATCGCGCCCAAGGTCACGCTCATCGCGATCAAGGCCATCGCGGCCGACGGGACGGGCGACGAGAGCAAGGTCGCCGCGGGCATCGACGCCGCGGTGAAGCACGGCGCGGACGTCATCGTGCTGTCGCTCGGCGGCGAGTCCGGCTTCGTGTTCTCGACGGACACCGAGGAAGCGGTGGACCGCGCCGTCGCAAAGGGCGTCTACGTCGTCGCGGCCGCGGGCAACGCGAAGAAGGACCAGACGGGTTCGAGCTGCCGCGTCGCGAGCCCCGCGAGCGTGGACGGCGTCATCGCCGTCGGCGCGGTGGACAAGCGGGCCGTCATCGGCTCGTTCAGCTGCATGGGCTCGTGCAACAACAGCGATCTCGTGAGCCGCGCCCGCAGCCTCGGCGAATGCTCGCGCGGCTACCACGGCGATCCCAACCAGAAGCCGGAGATCGTCGCGCCCGGCGTCTCCATCCTGTCCGCGTGGAAGGAGGGCAAGTACGTCGAGGCGACGGGCACGAGCCAGTCCGCGCCCGTCGTCGGCGGCATCCTCGCGCTCGCGCTCGAGGCCAACAAGGACCTCGTGCGCAAGGACCGCGCGACCGTGATGCGGGTGAAGGACGCCCTCATGGGAACCGCGAAGAAGGTGGGTCCGCTCGAAGGCCAGACGCAAAGCGCTCACGACGCGTTCTACGGCTACGGCCTCATCGACGGCGTGAAGCTCGTCGACCGGCTGCGCCGCTGA
- a CDS encoding winged helix-turn-helix transcriptional regulator: MSRRSWAAPVAFLALLGAAQAVVAEGVAPTSTGLPPVDDDVRVGLPDLLAVLGRSDTVAPESRSAAAASLAVPAEAFAPPSAEAVAFGAVVAAALAALAWAWPVLKHVAVARFYAHVQPSEVFDNAVRERIFAHVKADPGVSATDLAKRAGVSWGTTIYHLEVLEQTRMVVSLRNGRYRRYFENGAGDAAKRTAVAVLRNDVTAKVAKALSAHPGLSQKEAARLVGLSPQALHWHINRLAGAGLLRRERDGRVVRHFMAEKTEA; the protein is encoded by the coding sequence ATGTCGAGGCGAAGCTGGGCCGCGCCCGTTGCATTCCTTGCGCTCCTCGGGGCCGCCCAGGCCGTGGTCGCGGAGGGCGTCGCGCCGACGTCCACCGGGCTGCCCCCCGTGGACGACGACGTCCGGGTGGGTCTCCCGGACCTTCTCGCCGTCCTCGGCCGCTCCGACACGGTCGCGCCCGAATCCCGGTCCGCGGCCGCGGCCTCGCTCGCGGTCCCCGCCGAGGCTTTCGCTCCGCCCTCCGCCGAGGCCGTCGCGTTCGGCGCCGTCGTTGCCGCCGCGCTTGCCGCCCTCGCCTGGGCCTGGCCCGTCCTCAAGCACGTCGCGGTCGCGCGCTTCTACGCGCACGTCCAGCCCTCCGAGGTCTTCGACAACGCGGTGCGGGAGCGCATCTTCGCCCACGTGAAGGCCGACCCGGGCGTGAGCGCGACGGACCTCGCGAAGCGCGCGGGCGTCTCCTGGGGCACGACCATCTACCACCTCGAAGTCCTCGAGCAGACGCGCATGGTCGTGAGCCTGCGCAACGGCCGCTACCGACGCTACTTCGAGAACGGCGCGGGCGACGCCGCGAAGCGCACGGCGGTCGCCGTCCTCCGGAACGACGTCACCGCGAAGGTCGCGAAGGCGCTCTCCGCCCATCCCGGCCTCAGCCAGAAGGAGGCGGCCCGCCTCGTCGGCCTCTCGCCCCAGGCCCTCCACTGGCACATCAACCGGCTCGCCGGCGCGGGCCTCCTGCGTCGCGAGCGCGACGGGCGCGTGGTGCGCCACTTCATGGCCGAGAAGACGGAAGCTTGA
- a CDS encoding dipeptide epimerase, translated as MIALTWRAIDTPTARAFKISAGTMTSARSVIVEARDDEGRVGYGEATPSARVTGESEESIAKFLEWARGEVKDIDPDDPRPFLAEMATNICGNAGARCGVDLALHDLWGKRAGKPARALHGIGDGAIEMPLTVSMDLPETMAREAKEYFARGFDVLKVKLGQARNDEPRIAAVRRAVPQARLRVDANEGWSREEARRLAPVLFRHGVEFMEQPLARNDLTGLAELSRTSEVPVVVDESVADATDVARLVDHRFAGGVNVKLQKAGGLKPALDAILAARAAGFGTQVGCNVETGVGIAGAAQLIPLLDWADLDGNLLLARDPFEGVRGERGRIAVPAAPGLGVRPS; from the coding sequence GTGATCGCGCTGACGTGGCGCGCGATCGACACGCCCACGGCGAGGGCGTTCAAGATCAGCGCCGGGACGATGACCTCGGCGCGGAGCGTCATCGTGGAGGCGCGCGACGACGAGGGCCGCGTGGGCTACGGCGAGGCGACGCCGAGCGCGCGCGTGACGGGCGAGAGCGAGGAATCCATCGCGAAATTCCTCGAATGGGCCCGCGGGGAGGTCAAGGACATCGACCCCGACGATCCGCGCCCGTTCCTCGCGGAGATGGCGACGAACATCTGCGGCAACGCGGGCGCGCGATGCGGCGTCGACCTCGCGCTCCACGACCTCTGGGGAAAGCGCGCCGGGAAACCCGCGCGCGCCCTCCACGGCATCGGGGACGGGGCGATCGAGATGCCGCTCACGGTCTCGATGGACCTCCCCGAGACGATGGCGCGCGAAGCGAAGGAATACTTCGCGCGCGGCTTCGACGTCCTCAAGGTCAAGCTCGGGCAGGCGCGCAACGACGAGCCGCGCATCGCCGCCGTGCGTCGCGCGGTTCCGCAGGCCCGCCTGCGCGTCGACGCGAACGAGGGCTGGTCGCGCGAGGAGGCGCGCAGGCTCGCGCCCGTGCTCTTCCGCCACGGCGTCGAGTTCATGGAGCAACCGCTCGCGCGGAACGATCTCACGGGACTTGCGGAGCTTTCGCGCACGAGCGAGGTGCCCGTCGTCGTCGACGAATCCGTCGCGGACGCAACCGACGTGGCGCGCCTCGTCGATCATCGCTTCGCGGGCGGCGTGAACGTGAAGCTGCAGAAGGCGGGCGGCCTCAAGCCCGCGCTCGACGCGATCCTCGCCGCGCGGGCGGCGGGCTTCGGGACGCAGGTCGGCTGCAACGTGGAGACGGGCGTCGGCATCGCGGGCGCCGCGCAGCTCATCCCGCTCCTCGACTGGGCCGACCTCGACGGGAACCTCCTCCTTGCGCGCGATCCGTTCGAGGGCGTCCGCGGCGAACGCGGACGCATCGCGGTCCCCGCGGCGCCCGGCCTCGGCGTGCGCCCCTCGTGA
- a CDS encoding DUF488 domain-containing protein gives MRLATIGHSNRPFEAFVDALDAHGVDRVADVRTVPRSRTVPWSSRETLAPALERRGLAYRHDPALGGLRKPRPDSTNQAWRNAGFRGFADPMETEAFERGLEDLLAFGDGGFAAVMCAEAVPWRCHRSLIADALLAAGHEVIDIFDARSAKPHALASFARVVDGRVRY, from the coding sequence GTGCGTCTCGCGACCATCGGCCACTCGAACCGGCCGTTCGAGGCCTTCGTCGACGCCCTCGACGCCCACGGCGTCGACCGCGTCGCCGACGTCCGGACGGTACCGCGCTCGCGCACCGTCCCATGGTCGTCGCGGGAAACGCTCGCCCCCGCCCTTGAGCGGCGGGGCCTCGCATACCGCCATGACCCGGCGCTCGGGGGGCTGCGGAAGCCTCGCCCCGATTCGACGAACCAGGCTTGGCGCAATGCCGGTTTCCGCGGCTTCGCCGACCCCATGGAGACGGAGGCCTTCGAACGCGGCCTCGAGGACCTCCTCGCCTTCGGGGATGGCGGCTTCGCGGCCGTGATGTGCGCGGAGGCCGTGCCGTGGCGGTGCCACCGCTCGCTCATCGCAGATGCGCTCCTCGCCGCCGGGCACGAGGTCATCGACATCTTCGACGCGCGCTCGGCGAAGCCGCACGCGCTCGCGTCGTTCGCGCGCGTCGTGGACGGGCGCGTCCGTTACTGA
- a CDS encoding DUF1611 domain-containing protein: MRLLVLAHDAWGPATSKTGHVLVKSSRDGWSKDEVVAIVDRSKAGRDAGEFASVAKGIPVVGSVREGLDLKPDALAIGIAPVGGRLPDFWRPDLEAAIGAGLTILNGLHLFLGDDPSLAALAAKHGAKLVDVRRPPPEKRIATGEGALVDALVVLHVGTDCSSGKMTAAVALAQEARRRGLDAGFVATGQTGIMIGADAGVAIDAVVSDFVAGTVEKLVLDVAAQGRTIIFVEGQGSITHPAYAGVTSSLLMGAFPDILVVSDEPRRACYTFPSAFPFPKNDAAKEIALNEALLTATTAGRAACLALVTRGLDDAAYADEVRRAERATGLPAGDVFRGDAPKLLDAILRAAEARGVWKDGRPVHGAKRRRMGIA; this comes from the coding sequence ATGCGACTCCTCGTCCTCGCGCACGACGCGTGGGGCCCCGCCACGTCGAAGACCGGGCACGTCCTCGTGAAGTCCTCGCGCGACGGATGGTCGAAGGACGAGGTCGTCGCGATCGTCGACCGGTCCAAGGCCGGCCGCGACGCGGGCGAGTTCGCCTCGGTCGCGAAGGGCATCCCGGTCGTCGGCTCCGTGCGCGAGGGGCTCGACCTCAAGCCGGACGCGCTCGCGATCGGGATCGCGCCCGTCGGGGGACGGCTTCCGGACTTCTGGCGGCCCGATCTCGAGGCCGCGATCGGCGCGGGGCTCACGATCCTGAACGGGCTCCACCTCTTCCTCGGCGACGACCCGTCGCTCGCGGCCCTCGCCGCGAAGCACGGGGCGAAGCTCGTGGACGTCCGGCGCCCGCCGCCCGAAAAGCGCATCGCGACGGGCGAAGGCGCACTTGTCGACGCGCTCGTCGTGCTGCACGTGGGCACCGACTGCTCGTCGGGGAAGATGACGGCCGCGGTCGCGCTCGCACAGGAGGCGCGCCGCCGCGGCCTTGATGCGGGCTTCGTCGCGACCGGTCAGACGGGTATCATGATCGGCGCCGACGCGGGCGTCGCGATCGACGCCGTCGTCTCCGACTTCGTCGCGGGGACCGTGGAGAAGCTGGTGCTCGACGTCGCCGCCCAGGGCCGGACGATCATCTTCGTCGAAGGGCAGGGCTCGATCACGCATCCCGCGTACGCGGGCGTCACGTCGTCGCTCCTCATGGGCGCGTTTCCCGACATCCTGGTCGTGAGCGACGAGCCGCGGCGCGCCTGCTACACGTTCCCGAGCGCCTTCCCGTTCCCGAAGAACGACGCCGCGAAGGAGATCGCGCTCAACGAGGCGCTCCTCACGGCGACGACCGCGGGTCGCGCCGCGTGCCTCGCGCTCGTGACGCGGGGTCTCGACGACGCGGCGTACGCGGACGAGGTCCGCAGGGCCGAGCGCGCGACGGGGCTTCCGGCGGGGGACGTCTTCCGCGGCGACGCGCCGAAGCTCCTCGACGCGATCCTCAGGGCCGCCGAGGCGCGCGGGGTCTGGAAGGACGGGCGGCCGGTCCATGGCGCGAAGCGGCGCCGGATGGGGATCGCGTGA